Below is a genomic region from Actinomadura sp. NAK00032.
GAGGAGCGCGGCCGCATGATCGGCCCCGGCATCGCGCCCGCCGCGGTCGCCGCGGCGGCGGCGCTGTTCATCGGGGGCCACTCGCTCACCGGCCAGAACGGCCTGGAGCCCGGCGTGTCGATCGCCGCGGGCTCGGCCGCGCTGGTGCTGATCGCGCGGCTCGCCGCGCTGCTGCACGAGAACGAGGCGCTGCGCCGGGCCGTGGACACCGGCGAGGAGCACTTCCGGGCGCTGTCGGAGAGCATCAACGACGCCGTGCTCATCTGCGACCTGGACGCGACCGTCCAGTACGCCAGCGCGGGCGCGCTGCGGACCTACCACTACACGTCCGAGGAGCTGCTCGGCCGCCCGCTGAGCGAGATCGTCCACCCGGAGGACCTGCCGCGCGTCCAGGCGGTGTTCACCGAGTTCCTGGGCGAGCAGCCCGGCGCCGGCGGGCCCGACGACGCGCTGCGCGTGTCGTGCCGGGTGCGCGCGGCCGACGGCACCTGGCTGCCGACCGAGTCGACGATCTCGCGCTACAGCGGCTCGGCCGGGACGCCGGCCCGGCTGCTGGTGACGACGCGCGACCTGAGCGAGCAGGCGGCGCTGCAGCGGCAGGTCGCGCACCTGACGTTCCACGACGGGCTGACGGGCCTGCCGAACCGGTCCTACTTCGAGGAGCGGACGCGGGAGGTGCTGTCGCGGCAGCAGTCCGGCGGCAAGGCCGCGGTCGTGTTCGTCGACCTCGACGGGTTCACCGCGGTGAACGACTCGGAGGGGCACGCGGCCGGCGACCAGGTGCTCGCGCAGGCGGCGCGGCGGCTGCGCGCCAACGTCCTGTCCGACGACACGGTGGCGCGGTGGGGCGGCGACGAGTTCGCCGTGCTCGTCCAGCTCCCGCCGGACGACGGCGAGACCCGCGCGACGGTCGAGCTCGCCGGGCGGCTGCTGCGCGTCCTCTCGGTCGACCCCTACCAGGTGGGCGACAAGCACATCGTGCTGACCGCGAGCGTCGGCATCGCGTTCGCGGGGGACGAGGAGGAGCCCGGCGCCGGGCGCGGCGGCGCCGACGCGGGCCGCAGGCTCCGCCGCTCCGCCGCCGACCTGCTGCGCAACGGCGACCTCGCGATGGCCCGCGCTAAGGAGGCGGGCGGCGGGCGCGTGGAGGTGTACGCGCCGCACATGCACGCCGACGTCGTCCGGCGGCTGGAGCTCGGCAGCGACCTGCAGACGGCGCTCGCCGAGGAGCAGTTCGCGGTGGAGTTCCAGCCGGTGGTGGACCTCGGCACGTCCCGGGTGACCGGGGTGGAGGCGCTGCTGCGCTGGTGGCGGGGGAGCGAGGCGGTACCTCCCGAGGAGTTCATCGGCCCGGCGGAGGAGTCCGGCCTGATGGTCCCGCTCGGCGAGTGGGTGCTGCGGGAGGCGTGCCGCGAGGTCGCCCGGTGGCGCGGCGACTCCTGGGACGTGGGCCTGTCGGTGAACTTCACCGCCCGGCAGATCGCCGCGCCGCGGTTCACCGAGACGGTCGCGGCGGTGCTGGAGGAGACCGGGCTGGCGCCGAGCGCGCTCACCCTGGAGGTCCGCGAGGAGGTCCTCGTCGAGGACGCCGGGCAGAACGTGGCGCGGCTGTCGGAGCTGCGCGACCTCGGCGTCCGGCTGGCGATCGACGACTTCGGCACCGGGTACGCCTCGCTGGCCTACCTCGGCCAGCTCCCGGTGGACATCATCAAGATCGACCCGTCGTTCGTGGCCGGCCTCGGCCGGGACGAGACGCTGACGCTGCTCACCCGGACGATCGTCCGGCTCGGCAGCGACCTCGGGCTGACCGTGGTGGCGGAGGGCATCGAGCGGCCCGAGCAGCTGGAGCTGCTGCGGGAGATGGGCTGCCCGCGCGGCCAGGGCTTCCTCGTGGCGCGCCCGATGGCGGCCGGGCGGGTCGAGTCGCTGGTGCGGACGAACCTCGCCGGGCGCAACCGCCCGGGCGACGTCGCGCTGCCCCTGCCCGGCTGACCCTGTTCGGCTGACCCTGCCCCGGCTGCCCCTGGCCCGGCCGGCCTCCGCCGCGTGAACCGCGCCACAGTTATCTCAAATCCTGAGATTTACTGTCCACGGATTTGACCGGGGGGCGGACATCGGCGAAAGTGGGCTCGTGCAGAGCACCTCCATCATCCTCGTAGTACTTGGCCGGCGCGCGGGCTGACCAAGCTTCTCGTCCTGCGCGCCTCCCCTCGACCGCTTCACGGCGGCGGGGGTTTTTTGTTGCCCGGCGAGCCAAGACTCACTCCCCAAGGAACCGCAGAATCATGACGACCGAACAGATGACGGGAGCCCAGGCGCTGGTCCGCGCCCTGGAGAACGTCGGCGTCGACACCGTGTTCGGCATTCCGGGTGGCGCGATCCTCCCGGCGTACGACCCGCTGTTCGACTCCAAGAAGCTGCGCCACGTCCTCGTCCGGCACGAGCAGGGCGCCGGACACGCCGCCCAGGGCTACGCGATGGTGACCGGCAAGGTGGGCGTCTGCATGGCCACCAGCGGCCCCGGCGCGACCAACCTCGTCACGGCGATCTCCGACGCCTACATGGACTCGGTGCCGATCGTGGCGATCACCGGCCAGGTCGCGTCCTCCCTCATCGGGACGGACGGCTTCCAGGAGGCCGACATCGCCGGCATCACGATGCCGATCACCAAGCACAACTTCCTGGTGACCAAGGCGTCGGACATCGGCCGGACGATCGCCGAGGCGTTCCACATCGCGGGCACCGGCCGGCCGGGACCGGTCCTGGTCGACATCGCCAAGGACGCGCTCCAGGCCACCGTCGCCTTCGAGTGGCCGGTCGCGCTCCAGCTGCCCGGCTACCGGCCCGTCACCCGGCCGCACTCCAAGCAGGTCCGCGAGGCGGCGCGGCTCATCGTCAACGCCGAGCGCCCGGTGCTGTACGTCGGCGGCGGCGTGCTGAAGGCCGGCGCGTCCGCCGAGCTGAAGGTGCTCGCCGAGCTGACCGGCGCGCCCGTCGTCACCACGCTGATGGCCAAGGGCGCGCTGCCCGACAGCCACCCGCTGCACATGGGCATGCCCGGCATGCACGGCGCGGTCGGCGCGGTCGGCGCGCTGCAGCGCTCCGACCTGCTGGTCACCCTCGGCGCCCGGTTCGACGACCGGGTCACCGGCAAGCTGGACGGGTTCGCGCCGCACGCCAAGGTCGTGCACGCCGACATCGACCCGGCGGAGATCTCCAAGAACCGGCACGCCGACGTCCCGATCGTCGGCGACGCCCGCGAGGTCATCGCCGATCTGGTCGTCGCCGTGCAGAACGAGCACGAGCAGGGCCACAAGGGCGACTACACCGACTGGTGGCGGCAGCTGAACGCCTGGCGGGAGACCTACCCGCTGGGCTACGACACGCCGGACGACGGCTCGCTGTCCCCCCAGTACGTCATCGAGCGGATCGGGGCGATCGCCGGGCCGGACGCCTACTACGTCGCGGGCGTCGGCCAGCACCAGATGTGGGCCGCGCAGTTCATCAAGTACGAGCGGCCGGGCGCGTTCCTGAACTCCGGCGGCGCCGGGACGATGGGCTACGCCGTCCCGGCGGCGATGGGCGCCAAGGCGGGCGCGCCCGGCACGACGGTCTGGGCGATCGACGGCGACGGCTGCTTCCAGATGACCAACCAGGAGCTCGCGACCTGCGCGATCGAGGGCATCCCGGTGAAGATCGCGATCATCAACAACGGCAACCTCGGCATGGTCCGGCAGTGGCAGACGCTCTTCTACAACGAGCGCTACTCCAACACCGGCCTCAAGCCGCAGGCCGAGCACGCCGAGAAGCGGATCCCCGACTTCGTCAAGCTCGCCGAGGCGTACGGTTGTGTCGGCCTGCGCTGCGACAAGGCTGCGGACGTCGACGAGGTCATCGCCAAGGCCATGGAGATCAACGACGCCCCCGTCGTGATCGACTTCGTCGTGCACGAGGACGCCATGGTCTGGCCGATGGTCGCGGCCGGCACCACCAACGACGACATCAAGATCGCGCGGGACATGGCGCCCGAGTGGGAGAACGGAGACTGACCCCGATGAGCCTGCACACCCTCTCGGTGCTGGTGGAGAACAAGCCCGGCATCCTGGCCAGGGTCGCGGCGCTGTTCTCCCGGCGCGGCTTCAACATCGAGTCCCTCGCGGTCGGCGTCACCGAGCACCCGG
It encodes:
- a CDS encoding acetolactate synthase large subunit, producing MAGARADQASRPARLPSTASRRRGFFVARRAKTHSPRNRRIMTTEQMTGAQALVRALENVGVDTVFGIPGGAILPAYDPLFDSKKLRHVLVRHEQGAGHAAQGYAMVTGKVGVCMATSGPGATNLVTAISDAYMDSVPIVAITGQVASSLIGTDGFQEADIAGITMPITKHNFLVTKASDIGRTIAEAFHIAGTGRPGPVLVDIAKDALQATVAFEWPVALQLPGYRPVTRPHSKQVREAARLIVNAERPVLYVGGGVLKAGASAELKVLAELTGAPVVTTLMAKGALPDSHPLHMGMPGMHGAVGAVGALQRSDLLVTLGARFDDRVTGKLDGFAPHAKVVHADIDPAEISKNRHADVPIVGDAREVIADLVVAVQNEHEQGHKGDYTDWWRQLNAWRETYPLGYDTPDDGSLSPQYVIERIGAIAGPDAYYVAGVGQHQMWAAQFIKYERPGAFLNSGGAGTMGYAVPAAMGAKAGAPGTTVWAIDGDGCFQMTNQELATCAIEGIPVKIAIINNGNLGMVRQWQTLFYNERYSNTGLKPQAEHAEKRIPDFVKLAEAYGCVGLRCDKAADVDEVIAKAMEINDAPVVIDFVVHEDAMVWPMVAAGTTNDDIKIARDMAPEWENGD
- a CDS encoding bifunctional diguanylate cyclase/phosphodiesterase, with the translated sequence MSGDYARRMPPRALPVAMAAVVGVLYATGSLLGWGGRAFIAWAEAGAAGAAAVSLLLSSRRPDGVPAEPGAPGGLWRASWRWYGIAAASWFVGALGGALADGAGRSALSLSVPDLFYLFALVALVTGLVVPIRLPRDAGTWLRYAADTYVCACALFVLGWVALFGTLYHRSGEAPPEFLLELLYPLIDIVFVCGALPFVLGAARGHRRLAWMGYGALTAIAAADIVSTFVRLDGGGPSDDPSDILRLAGLLLLLLVPWTGPVAEPDLPVDDIPADVEVDAEERGRMIGPGIAPAAVAAAAALFIGGHSLTGQNGLEPGVSIAAGSAALVLIARLAALLHENEALRRAVDTGEEHFRALSESINDAVLICDLDATVQYASAGALRTYHYTSEELLGRPLSEIVHPEDLPRVQAVFTEFLGEQPGAGGPDDALRVSCRVRAADGTWLPTESTISRYSGSAGTPARLLVTTRDLSEQAALQRQVAHLTFHDGLTGLPNRSYFEERTREVLSRQQSGGKAAVVFVDLDGFTAVNDSEGHAAGDQVLAQAARRLRANVLSDDTVARWGGDEFAVLVQLPPDDGETRATVELAGRLLRVLSVDPYQVGDKHIVLTASVGIAFAGDEEEPGAGRGGADAGRRLRRSAADLLRNGDLAMARAKEAGGGRVEVYAPHMHADVVRRLELGSDLQTALAEEQFAVEFQPVVDLGTSRVTGVEALLRWWRGSEAVPPEEFIGPAEESGLMVPLGEWVLREACREVARWRGDSWDVGLSVNFTARQIAAPRFTETVAAVLEETGLAPSALTLEVREEVLVEDAGQNVARLSELRDLGVRLAIDDFGTGYASLAYLGQLPVDIIKIDPSFVAGLGRDETLTLLTRTIVRLGSDLGLTVVAEGIERPEQLELLREMGCPRGQGFLVARPMAAGRVESLVRTNLAGRNRPGDVALPLPG